The Bacteroidota bacterium genome includes a window with the following:
- a CDS encoding four helix bundle protein produces MASIKTFEDLEIWKIARQVNKIVFTITRSREFQEDLRFRSQIRSASVSMISNISEGFERGGNREFTNFLSIAKGSNGELYSQLVVAADQGWVPDSEMEILRQLSRQFSQKTGALMSYLIQSQIKGTKYKGRQ; encoded by the coding sequence GTGGCCAGCATTAAAACCTTCGAGGACCTGGAGATTTGGAAGATCGCCCGGCAAGTGAACAAAATTGTTTTTACGATTACAAGATCGCGCGAATTCCAGGAAGATCTTCGCTTTCGATCACAGATTCGAAGCGCATCCGTATCGATGATCTCCAATATTTCAGAGGGATTTGAGCGCGGAGGCAATCGGGAGTTCACGAATTTTCTTTCCATCGCCAAAGGTTCCAACGGTGAATTGTATTCCCAACTGGTTGTGGCGGCTGATCAGGGTTGGGTTCCCGATTCGGAAATGGAAATCCTGCGGCAACTAAGCCGTCAGTTTTCACAAAAGACAGGCGCACTAATGTCCTATCTGATTCAATCTCAAATCAAGGGAACGAAGTACAAAGGGCGACAGTAA
- the acs gene encoding acetate--CoA ligase: MSYPFQHTDRPAYDAAYRRSVQDPEGFWADVAANFYWRKRWEKTLEWNFRDPDVKWFSGGKLNITENCLDRHLGTLGNKPAIIWEPNDPEEHHRVLTYRDLHTKVVQFANVLKNNGVKKGDRVCIYMGMVPELAIAVLACARIGAIHSVVFGGFSAQSIADRLTDAQAEFIVTSDGAFRGNKEIGLKSVIDDALVQCRFVKRVIVLTRTRTPVSMIKGRDVWWEDEIRKVETMGNPDCPAEEMDAEDPLFILYTSGSTGKPKGVVHSSAGYMVYTTYSFANVFQYRPGEIFFCTADIGWITGHSYIVYGPLGAGATSLMFEGIPTWPDAGRFWDIVDKYHVNILYTAPTAIRSLMGYGLGPLQGKHLNSLRVLGTVGEPINEEAWNWYHENVGRRKCPIVDTWWQTETGGVMISNMAGVTPAKPAHATLPLPGVQPMLVDEKGEEITGNNVNGNLCIRFPWPGMIRTTYGDHERCRTNYFATYENLYFTGDGCYRDAEGNYRITGRVDDVLNVSGHRIGTAEVENAINMHAGVVESAVVGYPHDIKGQGIYAYVIYSGTHGDENLTRQDIALTVSRIIGPIAKPDKIQFVSGLPKTRSGKIMRRILRKIAEGETESLGDTTTLLDPGVVEEIKGNRL, translated from the coding sequence ATGTCCTACCCCTTTCAACATACCGATCGACCAGCTTACGATGCTGCCTACCGTCGCAGTGTACAGGACCCGGAAGGATTCTGGGCCGATGTGGCCGCTAACTTTTACTGGCGTAAGCGATGGGAAAAAACACTGGAGTGGAATTTTCGGGACCCGGATGTCAAATGGTTCTCCGGCGGCAAGTTGAACATCACGGAAAATTGCCTGGACCGTCACCTGGGTACGCTGGGTAACAAGCCGGCGATCATCTGGGAACCGAACGATCCGGAAGAGCATCACCGGGTACTGACCTACCGCGACTTGCACACGAAAGTCGTACAGTTCGCCAATGTGTTGAAGAATAACGGCGTCAAAAAAGGCGACCGGGTCTGTATTTACATGGGCATGGTGCCCGAGCTCGCGATCGCCGTACTGGCCTGCGCACGCATCGGCGCGATTCATTCGGTGGTCTTCGGCGGCTTCAGCGCGCAAAGCATCGCCGATCGTCTGACGGATGCACAGGCCGAGTTCATCGTCACCTCCGACGGCGCCTTTCGTGGCAACAAGGAGATCGGATTGAAGAGCGTGATCGATGACGCGCTGGTGCAATGCCGGTTTGTCAAGCGTGTGATCGTACTCACGCGTACGCGGACTCCCGTGTCCATGATCAAAGGCCGCGACGTCTGGTGGGAAGACGAGATCCGCAAAGTGGAAACGATGGGCAATCCGGACTGTCCGGCGGAAGAAATGGACGCGGAAGATCCGTTGTTCATCTTGTATACTTCCGGCTCTACCGGAAAGCCGAAAGGCGTCGTGCATTCGAGTGCGGGCTATATGGTGTACACCACCTATTCGTTCGCCAATGTCTTTCAGTACCGCCCGGGCGAGATCTTCTTCTGTACAGCCGACATTGGTTGGATCACCGGACACAGCTATATCGTGTACGGTCCGCTCGGCGCCGGCGCAACCTCGCTCATGTTCGAAGGGATTCCCACCTGGCCGGACGCGGGCCGGTTCTGGGACATTGTCGACAAGTACCACGTGAACATCCTCTACACCGCGCCTACAGCGATCCGTTCACTCATGGGATACGGACTCGGGCCGTTGCAGGGTAAGCACCTCAACAGCCTGCGCGTACTCGGTACGGTTGGCGAACCGATCAACGAAGAAGCCTGGAACTGGTACCATGAGAACGTGGGGAGAAGAAAATGTCCGATCGTCGATACCTGGTGGCAAACCGAGACCGGCGGAGTCATGATCTCCAACATGGCTGGTGTGACACCTGCAAAACCGGCGCACGCCACACTTCCCTTGCCCGGCGTTCAACCGATGTTGGTTGATGAAAAGGGAGAAGAGATCACCGGCAACAATGTCAATGGAAACCTCTGTATACGATTTCCATGGCCGGGCATGATCCGAACCACCTACGGTGACCACGAGCGATGTCGTACGAATTACTTCGCGACCTACGAGAACCTGTACTTCACCGGCGACGGATGCTACCGCGACGCGGAGGGCAACTACCGGATCACGGGTCGTGTGGACGATGTACTCAACGTCAGCGGCCACCGCATCGGAACCGCCGAAGTGGAGAACGCGATCAACATGCACGCCGGCGTGGTGGAGAGCGCGGTTGTCGGCTACCCGCACGACATCAAAGGACAGGGCATCTACGCCTATGTCATTTACAGCGGCACGCACGGCGACGAGAACCTCACGCGGCAGGACATCGCGCTCACGGTGAGTCGGATCATCGGCCCCATCGCGAAGCCCGACAAGATCCAGTTCGTCTCCGGCTTACCCAAGACCCGCAGTGGCAAGATCATGCGCCGCATCCTCCGCAAGATCGCCGAAGGCGAAACCGAATCCCTCGGCGACACTACGACCCTGCTGGATCCGGGGGTGGTGGAGGAGATCAAAGGAAACAGGTTGTAG
- a CDS encoding aldehyde dehydrogenase, with the protein MLHLQNYINGALVPPTSGQYLDNFNPALGEVYSLIPDSDERDVAAAQAAAQAAFPAWSTMPKEKRSALLLKLSGLIQKNLDRLALAESVDQGKPVWLAKSVDIPRAVSNFHFYATGILHDSTEAHAMEETAINYTLRTPVGVAGCISPWNLPLYLFTWKIAPALASGCTVVAKPSEITPMTAYLLSELAIEAGLPAGVLNIVHGLGPKVGTAIVSHPEIPAISFTGGTKTGETISSIAAPMFKKLSLELGGKNPTIVFADADFEKSVHTAVRAAFSNQGEICLCGSRIFVERSIYEKFRDAFVDGVKKLQVGDPMLDESWIGAIVSKQHYDKVLSYIELAKQEGGRVLCGGTALHPEGRCKNGWFIAPTVIEGLSYDCRTNQEEIFGPVVTLQPFDTEEEVLQYANSTRYGLACSLWTSNLSRTHRMAAKIHSGIVWVNCWLLRDLRTPFGGMKGSGVGREGGFEALRFFTEEKNVCIRL; encoded by the coding sequence ATGCTTCACCTCCAGAACTACATCAACGGAGCCCTCGTCCCGCCTACTTCGGGACAATACCTCGATAATTTCAACCCGGCGCTGGGCGAAGTTTACAGCCTGATTCCCGACAGCGACGAACGGGATGTGGCCGCCGCTCAGGCTGCGGCACAGGCCGCATTTCCAGCCTGGTCCACCATGCCGAAAGAAAAACGCTCGGCGCTGCTGCTGAAACTTTCGGGCCTCATCCAGAAAAACCTCGACCGTCTCGCGCTCGCGGAGTCCGTCGATCAGGGTAAGCCGGTCTGGTTGGCGAAGAGCGTCGACATTCCCCGTGCGGTTTCCAATTTCCATTTTTATGCCACCGGCATCCTGCACGATTCAACGGAGGCTCACGCGATGGAAGAGACGGCGATCAACTACACCTTGCGGACACCCGTCGGTGTTGCCGGTTGTATCTCACCCTGGAACCTGCCGCTCTACCTCTTCACCTGGAAGATCGCCCCGGCGCTTGCATCGGGATGCACGGTCGTGGCCAAGCCATCCGAGATCACGCCGATGACGGCTTATCTCCTTTCGGAGCTGGCCATCGAAGCCGGACTTCCCGCCGGCGTGTTGAACATCGTGCATGGACTCGGGCCCAAGGTCGGCACCGCAATCGTGTCGCACCCGGAGATTCCCGCCATCTCGTTTACCGGCGGCACGAAGACCGGAGAGACCATTTCCAGCATTGCCGCTCCCATGTTCAAGAAACTTTCTCTGGAATTGGGCGGCAAGAACCCGACGATCGTGTTCGCCGATGCCGACTTTGAAAAATCGGTTCACACGGCCGTGCGTGCGGCCTTTTCGAACCAGGGCGAGATCTGTCTCTGTGGTTCGCGCATCTTCGTTGAACGCAGCATCTACGAAAAGTTCCGCGACGCGTTCGTGGACGGCGTGAAGAAACTGCAGGTCGGCGATCCGATGCTGGATGAAAGCTGGATCGGCGCGATCGTGTCCAAACAACACTACGACAAGGTCCTCTCCTACATCGAACTCGCCAAACAAGAGGGTGGTCGTGTTCTTTGCGGTGGAACTGCCTTGCACCCGGAAGGTCGCTGCAAGAACGGTTGGTTTATCGCACCGACCGTGATCGAAGGGCTTTCCTACGACTGCCGCACCAACCAGGAAGAGATCTTCGGGCCGGTGGTAACCCTGCAACCCTTCGATACGGAAGAAGAAGTCCTGCAATACGCGAACAGCACCCGATACGGACTGGCCTGTTCACTCTGGACTTCCAACCTGAGTCGCACGCACCGCATGGCGGCGAAGATCCACAGCGGCATCGTCTGGGTGAACTGCTGGCTGCTGCGCGACCTGCGCACACCGTTCGGCGGTATGAAAGGCAGCGGCGTCGGTCGCGAAGGCGGTTTCGAAGCGCTGCGGTTTTTTACGGAAGAGAAGAATGTTTGCATTCGGCTTTGA
- a CDS encoding PorT family protein translates to MTASSRAYLPPAGPVFDRTAFGFTLSIDRCYREIQYDGADSSLNAVFNDRQKHEDPMMGYSVGLSLRKQRSLHWILEAGLRYTIRGYQYRSADKTFGPAIDTNYVTVTNVTQALDEILIRHQYRYVEVPLRLHYQFTENRLRYHVAAGIALGLPLGVTLSTRYKFSNGEREVKRNQLPDQDLKISITPILSAGLEFYYSHRLRFYLDPTYQFALNDAEATTIRERLNSAGLQFGLIYRYR, encoded by the coding sequence ATGACGGCCTCATCCCGGGCCTATCTCCCGCCAGCTGGACCGGTCTTCGACCGTACGGCCTTTGGATTCACTCTATCCATCGACCGTTGCTACCGCGAAATACAGTACGATGGAGCGGATTCCAGTCTGAATGCGGTCTTTAACGATCGCCAAAAACACGAAGATCCGATGATGGGTTACTCCGTCGGTCTTTCGCTGCGTAAGCAACGCTCACTTCATTGGATTCTGGAAGCCGGTTTACGTTACACGATCCGGGGTTATCAATACCGGTCTGCCGACAAAACCTTTGGCCCGGCGATCGACACCAACTATGTGACCGTGACCAATGTCACACAAGCGCTGGACGAAATCCTTATCCGGCATCAATACCGCTATGTGGAAGTGCCGTTGCGGCTCCATTACCAGTTTACCGAAAACCGGTTGCGCTATCACGTCGCCGCCGGCATTGCCTTGGGATTACCCCTGGGCGTAACGCTTTCCACCCGGTACAAATTCAGCAATGGCGAACGGGAGGTGAAGCGCAACCAGCTTCCCGATCAGGACCTCAAGATCTCCATCACACCCATACTTTCAGCAGGCTTGGAATTCTATTATAGCCATCGCCTGCGATTCTATCTGGATCCAACCTATCAGTTTGCCTTAAACGACGCAGAAGCGACAACGATACGTGAACGCTTGAATAGTGCCGGCTTACAATTCGGGCTGATCTACCGATACCGCTAA
- a CDS encoding response regulator transcription factor, whose amino-acid sequence MERKILIVEDEPKVAGFIRSGLSESSLASDWAADGESGLAMLEANNYDLLILDLNLPRKNGFEVCAAVRKNDRRIPVLMLTAWGAIDDKLKGFESGADDYLVKPFEFQELLARVKALLKRSEPELSEPSTLRYADITLNLDTREVHRAGNKISLTPKEYGLLEYLLRNPERVVTRAEIASHVWSIQYETGTNFVDVYINFLRKKIDRGYIRKLIHTHVGSGYILRQPNP is encoded by the coding sequence ATGGAACGAAAAATTCTAATCGTCGAAGACGAGCCTAAAGTGGCCGGCTTCATCCGCTCCGGGCTGAGCGAAAGCTCGCTCGCCTCCGATTGGGCTGCCGATGGGGAATCGGGCCTTGCGATGCTGGAAGCCAATAATTATGACCTGTTGATTCTCGACCTGAACCTTCCGCGAAAAAACGGATTCGAAGTTTGCGCGGCGGTGCGAAAGAATGATCGTAGGATTCCGGTCCTCATGCTGACGGCCTGGGGTGCGATTGACGACAAGCTCAAAGGATTTGAAAGTGGAGCCGACGACTATCTGGTCAAGCCGTTCGAGTTTCAGGAATTACTGGCCCGCGTTAAGGCCCTACTCAAGCGCTCGGAGCCCGAGTTATCGGAGCCGTCCACACTCCGTTATGCGGACATTACCCTGAACCTGGACACGCGCGAAGTGCATCGTGCCGGTAATAAGATCTCCCTGACACCGAAAGAATACGGTTTGTTGGAATATCTCCTGCGCAATCCTGAACGCGTCGTTACACGGGCGGAAATCGCCAGCCACGTCTGGTCCATCCAATATGAGACCGGCACCAATTTCGTGGATGTTTACATCAATTTTCTGCGCAAGAAGATCGATCGCGGATATATCCGTAAATTGATCCATACGCATGTCGGCAGTGGGTACATCCTCCGGCAACCGAACCCATGA
- a CDS encoding HAMP domain-containing protein: MNIRIRERLTLQFTLIVTSILLVFATGIYLLSSSYREQEFYARLETKALTTARLLIEVKEVDNDMLKIIDKNSINAMFSEKVLVYNSANNLIYNSVDDESIPVSDSLLNAIRRLGQQRFHLGLNEAIGLRYVEGGDEYVILASALDKYGRSKLNNLFWVLIFGFIASVIVTVIAARIYSARALKPMSDIVRQAERISFTSMGIRIPEGNGKDEIAQLAITFNKMLDRLQSSFESQRAFVSNASHELRTPLTSITGQLEVTLIRDRSGEEYRNVLRSMLDDTRDLNQLLNSLLYLARANADDRLVRISKVRMDELIWQILGKLRKQHPDYEVELTYSEKIEDENSVVIEADEDLLRVAVSNLIENGCKYSDPHRCIVSLEPQRDRLHLRIEDAGIGIDPADLPHVFEPFYRSMEVARKGGHGLGLPLAKRIVQIHHGDLSLSSTPDTGTRVDVFLPYVQS, encoded by the coding sequence ATGAACATTAGGATCAGGGAGCGCCTGACGCTCCAGTTCACCCTGATCGTAACTTCCATTCTACTGGTATTTGCGACCGGCATCTACCTGCTGTCGTCGTCCTATCGTGAGCAGGAATTCTATGCCCGCCTGGAGACCAAAGCGCTGACGACCGCCCGGCTGTTGATAGAGGTGAAGGAGGTGGACAACGACATGTTGAAGATCATCGACAAGAATTCCATCAACGCGATGTTCAGTGAAAAGGTACTCGTTTACAATTCCGCCAATAATCTTATCTACAACTCGGTCGATGATGAATCGATACCGGTCTCGGATAGTCTGCTGAACGCCATTAGGCGATTGGGGCAACAACGATTCCACCTCGGACTCAATGAAGCGATCGGACTTCGCTATGTGGAGGGTGGCGATGAATATGTCATCCTTGCCTCCGCGCTTGACAAATACGGCCGAAGCAAACTGAACAACCTGTTCTGGGTACTCATCTTCGGATTCATTGCGAGTGTGATCGTCACGGTCATCGCAGCGCGCATCTATTCGGCACGTGCGCTTAAGCCGATGTCGGATATCGTCCGACAGGCCGAACGCATCAGTTTCACCAGCATGGGCATCCGTATTCCGGAAGGCAATGGAAAGGACGAGATCGCGCAATTGGCGATTACCTTCAACAAGATGCTGGACCGGCTTCAGTCTTCCTTTGAGTCCCAGCGCGCATTCGTATCGAATGCGTCCCACGAATTACGCACTCCACTTACCTCCATTACCGGTCAGCTCGAAGTCACCCTGATCAGGGATCGCAGCGGGGAAGAGTACCGGAACGTCTTGCGTTCCATGCTGGACGACACCCGTGATCTGAATCAACTGCTGAACAGCCTGCTCTACCTGGCCCGGGCAAACGCAGACGACCGTCTGGTGCGCATCAGCAAGGTCCGCATGGATGAGTTGATCTGGCAGATCCTTGGTAAACTACGGAAACAGCATCCCGACTATGAGGTTGAACTGACCTATAGTGAAAAGATCGAGGACGAGAACAGCGTTGTGATCGAAGCGGACGAAGATCTCCTGCGTGTGGCCGTTTCCAACCTCATCGAGAACGGTTGTAAATATTCCGACCCTCACCGCTGCATTGTATCTCTGGAACCGCAGCGCGATCGTTTGCACCTTCGGATAGAGGATGCCGGGATCGGCATTGACCCGGCTGATCTGCCGCACGTGTTTGAGCCATTCTATCGCTCCATGGAAGTGGCGAGAAAAGGCGGTCACGGACTGGGTCTTCCGCTGGCTAAACGGATCGTTCAGATCCACCACGGTGACTTGTCATTATCCTCTACCCCGGATACCGGAACCCGTGTGGATGTTTTTCTTCCCTACGTTCAATCGTAA
- a CDS encoding DUF1905 domain-containing protein — translation MARVRYTTIIQKFREKGEKSGWTYIDVPADVANRLKKGQRTSFRVKGKLDDSPIEKVALIPIGNGDFILPLNAALRKAIGKREGAGLTVDLQLDESVYQINADLRACLEEEPAARKIFDKLPGSHQRYYSKWIDGAKTEVTRARRIATTIDGMIKGWSFAEILRNASGKK, via the coding sequence ATGGCACGCGTTCGTTATACGACCATCATCCAGAAATTCCGGGAGAAGGGTGAAAAATCCGGATGGACGTACATTGATGTTCCGGCCGATGTGGCTAACCGGCTTAAAAAGGGTCAACGAACTTCGTTCCGGGTCAAAGGAAAACTGGATGATTCCCCCATTGAAAAGGTCGCGTTGATTCCCATCGGCAACGGGGATTTCATATTGCCGCTGAATGCTGCGCTTCGCAAAGCCATTGGTAAAAGAGAAGGTGCCGGTTTAACCGTGGACCTGCAATTGGATGAATCCGTTTATCAGATCAACGCCGACCTGCGGGCCTGCCTTGAAGAGGAACCCGCAGCCAGGAAAATTTTCGATAAGCTTCCCGGCTCTCATCAGCGTTATTATTCCAAGTGGATCGATGGCGCGAAAACCGAGGTGACGCGTGCCCGACGCATCGCCACCACGATCGATGGTATGATCAAGGGTTGGAGTTTTGCAGAAATCCTGCGAAACGCCAGCGGAAAGAAATGA